atacatacacacacacatatatgtatatgtaaatatacatatgtatatatatacatacatgtctatagataaatatatacacttatatttagtgtacatatacacacgtatatatatatgcatacatacatgtacagtatatacatgtatacatatatatacacataaatacatgtatatacatacacatacatatatgcatacataatatatatatacatacatagtatgtatatatattcatacatatacacagataatatatatatacatacattgtacatacatatactgtatatatacatatgtgtatatatatacgtataaagacatatatatacatacgtatgcatatatatacatatacagtatatatacatatatgtgtatatatatgtatacagacatgtgtatatatatgtatacagacatGTATACagacgaggatgtcgtagtggtttgtgcagccctttgagacactagtgatttagggctatataagtaaacattgattgattgatatacatatgcatatatgtatatatacatatatatgtacatttatatatatatatatacatatatagatacatacatacatgtatatatgtgtgtatatatctaatatatacatacatatgtctatagataaatatatacacttatatatagtgtacatatacacacgtatatatatatatgcatacatacatgtacagtatatacatgtatacatatatgtatatacatacatacatacatgtatatacatacacacatatatatatgcatacataatatatatatatatatatatatacaaacatagtatatatacatacttagtatatatatatattcatacatatacacagataatatatatatatatacatacattgtacatacatatactgtatatatacatatgtatgtgtatatatatatacgtataaagacatatatatacatacgtatgcatatatgtatatatatacatatacagtatatatacatatatgtgtatatatatacgtatacagacatatatacatatgcatatatgtatatatacatatatatgtacatatatatatatatatatacatatatatacatacatatatatatatgtgtgtatatatctaatatatacatacatactgtacatggccCTGCTAtgacgtagcgacttgtccagggtgtacactgccttctgcccgattgtagctgagataggcaccagcgccccctgcgaccccaaagggaataagcggtagaaaatggatggcatacgtacatacacacacagcacaGGGGAGATGATCCTTCCAGTTTcacaatgggttatacttgtataacacttttctatcttcaagggactcaaagcgctttgacactatttccacattcacacactcatagctaaagctgccatgcaaggccctaaccaggacccatcaggagcaagggtgaagtgtcttgctcaaggacacaacggaagtgactggGTTGGTAGAAgcaggggattgaaccaggaaccctcaggttgctaccAATTTTGCCACGCCATTCACCTCCCTTCCCTGAGCAGCGATCCCTTCGCAAGGTCAAGACAGTTTAAACATTCACTCTTTTAGGGCCAAAATTCAGGTGAGGGGGGGAAATGTCCAGAGCAAACACAAGTCTGCATACTTTCCAGAATGTGCCAGCAGAGAGGGGCGTCCTTGTGAGGGCCTCCCTTCGGAAGTCTCGCTTGTTTCCTCTCACCTCAGTGGTTGTGTTGTCCGTCATCCATCATGTCCCTGGGAAAGGTGCACTCGGGTCATTTGGAAAGTGTAGACTAAACCTCACTTGTGTGCTTTCTGTGGTTCATTTCCTTAATAGGAGACAGACAACCTTTGACACAAGATGACTCCAGAAAATGAAATAAATGCTTTCATGATGTACAACGACTACTCTACTTGCAGTAGCATTACAATTTGACataggtcaaagatcctccaaatgtAAGAGGCGTACTCTGCTGTTTATAAAAACacactttaagaaaaaaatagtcaaagatttcctatatgacaggagtactctgctgtttATTAAACACAAACTATAAAAAAGATAGTCAAAGATTCCATAAATGACAAGAGCATTCTTACTCTTCCTAGAACACCTATTGTAGAAAaaaacgagtcaaagatcctctctgctgtttataaaaatataaactgatgtggaaaaaaataaacaatcaaagatcctccaGACAACAGGagcaccctgctgtttttatggacctactgcaaaaaacactggtcaaagatcctttatgttacaggagcactctgctgatTTTCAGTATCTATGAAaaaaactctagtcaaagatACTCTATACGACAGGCACTCtgctgtttataaaaaaaaaaaaactactgcgGAAAAAAAAACTAGGCAAAAATCCTCCCTGCGACCTGAGCACCGTGCTGTTTTTatagacctactgcaaaaaactcgagtcaaagatcctctatacaacaggcaCTCTGctgtttatataaaaaaaaaaacctactgtggaaaaaaaaaaccaggCAAAGATCCTCCATGCGACAGGagcaccctgctgtttttatggacctactgcaaaaaacactggtcaaagatcctccatgtaacaggagcactctgctgatTGTCAGTATCTATGAAaaaaactctagtcaaagatACTCTATACGACAGGCACTCtgctgtttataaaaaaaaaactaggcaAAGATCCTCCATGCGATTGGagaaccctgctgtttttatagacctactgcaaaaaactcgagtcaaagatcctctatacaacaggcaCTCTGCtgtttgtaaacaaaaaaactactgtgggaaaaaaatagtaatcaaagatcctccatgcGACAGGAGcaagctgctgtttttaaaggatCTACTgcatgcaaaaacaccagtcaaagatcctccatacgaCAGAAGCACCCTGCTGTTTTATGgacctactacaaaaaaaaactcgagtcaaagatcctctatacaacagacaCTCTGCTGTTTGTAAAAAATCTACTGtgtggaaaaaataataataatcaaagatCCTTCATGCGACAGGAGCAAGCTGCTGTTTTTACGGATCTACTGCATGCAAAAacaacagtcaaagatcctccatacgacaggagtgctctgctgatTTGAAGTATCTACGACAAAAACTCTTGTTAAAGATCCTGAATATGACAGGCAGTTTATAAAAAAACACTactgtagaaaaaaaaagtgaatcaaagatcctccatacgaCAGGAGCACCCTGCTGTTTtatggacctactgcaaaaaatcactaggcaaagatcctccatacaacaggagcgctctgctgagTTTCAGTATCTATGACCAAAAGAtgaatcaaagatcctctgtacgaCAGGCACtctgctgtttaaaaaaaaaaaactactgtggaacaacacacaaaaaaaaactagtcaaaatCCTCCATGCTGTGTtatggacctactgcaaaaacactgggcaaagatcctctatacaacaggagcgaTCTGCAAAAATGAAAatctgccaaaaaaaaaaaaagcctctacACAACAGACACTATGccgttcataaaaaaaaaacactattggaaaaacaataataatcaaagatcctccatgcGACAGGAGCACCCTGCTGTTTTAtggacctgctgcaaaaaaaaaaaaaacaccaggcAAAGATCCTCCATACGACAGGAGGATCATGATTTGGTCATAAATACTGAAAATCAGCAgggtgctcctgtcgtatagaggatctttgcctgtttttttgttttgtttgttggcAGTAGGTCCATAAAACAACAGGGTGCTCCTGCCgcatggaggatctttgattattatttgttttgccATACTAGTTTTTTTTATAACCAGCAGAAtgcctgttttatagaggatctttgactcaagtTTTGGTAATAGATACTGAAAatcatggcgacttgtccagggtgtacgccgccttccgcccgattgtagctgagataggctccagcgaccctgaagggaataagcgctaggaaatggatggatggatactgaaaatcagcaaagatcctctatacgacaggcaCTCTGCTGTTTAacaaaactgtggaaaaaaacaaaacaaaattagtcaaagatcctccatacaacAGGAGCACCCTGTGTTATGGACCTCCTGCAAAAACACtatgcaaagatcctctatacaacaggagcgctctgctattAATAACCATCTGCAAAAAAAATTCtcccatcaaagatcctctatacaaaaGGAGTGCTCTGCTATTAATGACTATCTGTAAAAAAAAGTCTCCCgtcgaagatcctctatacaacaggagcgctctgctattAATGACCATCTGCAAAAAAGTCtcccgtcaaagatcctctatacaataAGAGCGCGCTGCTATTATTGACCATCTGCAAAAAAACATTAtcccgtcaaagatcctctacacaacaggagcAACCTGCTATTAATTACCATCTGCAAAAAAGTCtcccatcaaagatcctctatacaacaggagcgctctgctattAATGACCATCTGCAAAAAAAAGTCtcccatcaaagatcctctacacacAGGAGCAACGTGTTATTAATGACCATCTGCAAAAAAAGTCtcccgtcaaagatcctctatacaacaggagcgctctgctattAATGACCATCTGCAAAAAAAGtctctggtcaaagatcctcaattcacaggagcactctgctattAATGACCATCTGCAAAAAAAGTctctcgtcaaagatcctctatacaacaggagcgctctgctattAATGACCATCTGCAAAAAAAGTctctcgtcaaagatcctctatacaacaggagcactctgctattAATGACCATCTGCAAAAAAAGTctctcgtcaaagatcctctatacaacaggagcgctctgctattAATGACCATCTGCAAAAAAAGtctctggtcaaagatcctcaatacacaggagcactctgctattAATGACCATCTGCAAAAAAAGtctctggtcaaagatcctctatacaacaggagcactctgctattAATGACCATCTGCAAAAAAAGTCtcccgtcaaagatcctctatacaacaggagcactctgctattAATGACCATCTGCAAAAAAAGtctctggtcaaagatcctctatacaacaggagcactctgctattAATGACCATCTGCAAAAAAAGTCtcccgtcaaagatcctctatacaacaggagcgctctgctattAATGACCATCTGCAAAAAAAGtctctggtcaaagatcctcaatacacaggagcactctgctattAATGACCATCTGCAAAAAAAGTctctcgtcaaagatcctctatacaacaggagcgctctgctattAATGACCATCTGCAAAAAAAGtctctggtcaaagatcctcaatacacaggagcactctgctattAAGGACCATCTGCAAAAAAAGTCtcccgtcaaagatcctctatacaacaggagcgctctgctattAATGACCATCTGCAAAAAAAGTCTCCCATCAAAGATCCCCTATACAATAAGAGCGCGCTGCTATTAATGACCATCTGCAAAAAAAAGTCtcccgtcaaagatcctctatacaacaggagcgttCTGTTATTAATGACCACCTGCAAAAAAGTCtcccatcaaagatcctctatacataaGGAGCGCTCCGCTATTAATGACCACCTGCAAAAAAAGTCtcccatcaaagatcctctatacataaGGAGCGCTCTGCTATTAATGACCATCTGCAAAAAAAAGTCtcccgtcaaagatcctctatacaacaggagcgctctgctattATTGACCACCTGCAAAAAAGTCtcccgtcaaagatcctctatacaacaagagCGCTCTGCTATTAATGACCATCTGCAAAAAAAGTCTCTGGTCAAAGATCCCCAATTCACAGGAGCAACGTGTTATTAATGACCAGCTGCAAAAAAAAAGTctctcatcaaagatcctctatacaacaggagcgctctgctattAATGACCATATGCAGAAAAAGTCtcccatcaaagatcctctatacaacaggagcgctctgctattATTGACCACCTGCCAAAAAAGTCTCtgctcaaagatcctcaatatacAGGAGCAACGTGTTATAAATGACCACCTGCAAAAAAAGTCtcccatcaaagatcctctatacataaGGAGCGCTCTGCTATTATTGACCACCTGCAAAAAAGTCtcccgtcaaagatcctctatacaacaagagCGCTCTGCTATTAATGACCATCTGCAAAAAAAGtctctggtcaaagatcctcaattcaCAGGAGCAACGTGTTATTAATGACCAGCTGCAAAAAAAAAGTCtcccatcaaagatcctctatacaacaggagcgttCTGCTATTAATGGCCACCTGCAAAAAAGTCtcccatcaaagatcctctatacaacaggagcgctctgctattATTGACCACCTGCCAAAAAAGTCTCtgctcaaagatcctcaatatacAGGAGCAACGTGTTATAAATGACCATCTGCAAAAAAGGTctctcgtcaaagatcctctatacaacaggtgCGCGCTGCTATTAATGACCATCTGCAAAAAAAGtctctggtcaaagatcctctatacatgaCCAGGGAGTCTTCCTTGTACAGGATCTCTGAGCTTGTGCAAGCAGGTAGTGTTAAAAGTCACCTTCATTACGGTGTCCGAGTGATGGCTCCTGTCTTCTGACAACCATccctgcaaccccccccccctgtcTTTGACCCGCTCTCAAGCAGCGACTCCCCCTCCTGCTCCCATCAGTGTGCAGTAGATGAGAGGCCGACATGTGTTGGACCTGCAGGACCTCCTTGGTGCTCCTCACGGGGCTCCTGGCTCTCTCCTGTGAGTCTCCCTCTCAGATTCGTCCTCCCCCCTGAACCTGTCTCAACCTGCCGTGTGCTTCAGTCTCTCCTCAGGCCGACTCGGCGGCCGTGCTTAGCGGCCAGGACGCCGCCGAGGAGCCGCCGGGTGAGGCGTGGAAAGTTCTTTGGCTCGGGTGTTTGTGAGTTGACCTTCGTCCCCGCCGCAGGTCCGCTGAGGAAGGTGTTCATGAAGGAGGCCGACGCCTCGGACTTCTTCAGGCGGCGCAGCAGACGGGCGGTGAAGTCGCCCGACGAGCTGAGTGGTGAGTTCTTGTGTTCCTGCTCCCACAGCGGCCATGATGGAACACAGGCCTTCATTCAACATGCTTTAGTTAGATGACAACAAataattatactgtatatatacatatacatatacatatatagtcgaggtttctgtggtttatccgttatacagtgctcaatgccGGAGTAGAGGggtatatacgttaggtcaggaaaaaacacagaggctatatcatccctacaagcctgttttgcaggttcccctgctcttcaggggatttttaaaaacattttttaataataaaaaaaatccccttattaaaaaatgtttttaaaaatcccctgaagagcagggaaacctgcaaaacaggcttgtagggatgatgtaGCCTCTGTGTTTCTTCAGGACCTAaagtgtatatatccatccatccatccatccattttctaccgcttattccctttcggggtcagctatatatatatatatatatatatatatatatatatatatatatatatatatatatatatatatatattatatataataataatatatatatatatattatatatatatatatatatatacatacatacacacactttagGTCCTGAAGAAACACAGAGGCtaaatcatccctacaagcctgttttgcaggtttccctgctcttcaggggatttttaaaaacattttttaataataaaaaaaatgtttttaaaaaacggggatttttaaaaacattttttaataataaaaaaatcccctgacgagcagggaaacctgcaaaacaggcttgtagggatgatgtaGCCTCTGTGTTTCTTCATGACctaaagtgtgtgtatgtatatatagatatgtatatatatatatatatatatatatatatatatatatatatatatatacatacacatatatatatatagaaatacacacataggtatgtatgtatatatgtatgtatatatatatgtaaatatatatgtgtatacatgtatgtatgtgtgtgtgtatatatatatatatatatatatataaacataaacgtacatatatatgtacagtatgtgtgtatatatgtaaattgatgtatgtgtatatatgtatgtgtgtgtatatatatatatatgtttatgtactgtatatacatatatttactgtatatatatacatatatatatacataagtactgtatatatgtgtctatataaatgtgtatatatgtaaatgagtgtatatatatatgtgtatatatatatatatatatatatatatatatatatgtatgtatgtatgtgtacataaataacatttatCAAGTGAGGCAGACTTCACCATCACAActgtccaaatattttttttttttttttatagtgtatggatttaaatttaattaattTCAGTAAATATTCCAGCAATAATGCCAAGGCCACAGAAAAAAACCTTAtcaattttttaattgtttgaaatatattttagaaatatttttactgttttgtttttttggggtagTTTTTCTTAATTTTGTTATTAAGTATTTAAagtaaaataattataataattttagTACTAATTGGTCTTGGTCCTTGTGCATTTTtatggacctactgcaaaaacaaaaacaaaaaatgacctCTATACGACAGGCACTCTGCTGTTTATAAAGTAAACtacagtgggggggggggggggggagttattcaaagatccttcatatgaGAGGAGCACCCTGTTGTTTTTTTGGACCTCATAATCGAAAACACTAattgaagatcctctatatgacaagcactctgctgtttaaataaaaaaaaaagttaatcaaagatcctttgaTTATACGGCAGGACCATCTCGCAGCTTTtatggacctactgcaaaaaaacaccaatcgaagatcctctatacgacaggcaCTCTgctgtttataaaaaaaactactgtagaaaaaaaaaagttattcaaaGATTCTCCATTTGACAGAAGCaccctactgcaaaaaaaaaaaaaaaaaaaaccctaatcgaagatcctctacatgacaggtactctgctgttaaaaaaaaaaaactactgtggaaaaaaaaagattaaaaggttaatcaaagatcctccatacagCAGTagcaccctgctgtttttatggacctactgcaaaaaaacacTAATCGAAGATCTTCTATACGACAGTCACTccgctgtttaaaaaaaactgtggaaaaaaataagTTATTCAAAGATCCTTCATACAGCAGGAGCACCCTGCTGTTTTATGGACCTACtgcaaaataaatcaaagatcctctatacgacaggcaCTTtgctgtttataaaaaaaaacgtgGGAAAAAGTTATTAGAAAGATCATCCACATGGCAGGagcaccctgctgtttttatggatctacagcaaaaaaaaaaaaatcaaagatcctctatactacAGGCACtttgctgtttaaaaaaaaactatgggAAAAAAAAGTTATTCAAAGATCCTTCATAGGACAGGAGCACCttgctgtttttatggacctactgcaaaaaaaaaattggagaaCCTCTATACGACAGACACTTTgctgtttgtaaaaaaaactgtggaaaaaaagttATTCAAAGATCCTCCACACGGCAGGagcaccctgctgtttttatggagctactgcaaaaaaaaaaaaaaaaaaatcgaagatCCTCTATACTACAGGCACTTTgctgtttataaaaaaaactgtgGACAAAAAAGTTATTCAAAGATCCTTCATAGGGCAGGatcaccctgctgtttttatggacctaccgcacaaaaaaatcaaagatcctctatattacaggtAATTTgctgtttataaaaaaaactgtaaaaaaaaaaagttattcaaaTATCCTTAATAGCACAGGagcaccctgctgtttttatggatttactgcaaaaaaaaaaaaaaaaaaaatcaaagattcTTTATACTACAGGCACTTTgctgtttataaaaaaaactgtggaaaaaaaagttaTTCAAAGATCCTAAATAGCACAGgagcacactgctgtttttatggatctactgcaaaaaaaaaaaaaaaatcaaagatcctctatactacAGGCACTTtgttgtttataaaaaaaaaactgtgggaaaaaaaagttATTCAAAGATTCTTCATGGGGTAGGAGCACCTTGCTGTTTTTATAGACCTACCGCAAAAAAAAtcagagatcctctatacgacagacACTTTgctgtttgtaaaaaaaactgtggaaaaaaagttATTCAAAGATCCTCCACACGGCAGGAGCACCCTGCTGATTTTATGGacctaatgcaaaaaaaaaaaatcaaagatccCCTATACGACAGGCACTTtgctttttattaaaaaaactgtggaaaaaaaaagttattcaaaTATCCTTCATAGGGCAggaaaaccctgctgtttttatggacctactgcacaaaaaaaaaaaaaaaaaatcaaagatcctctatactacAGGCATTTTgctgtttataaaaaaaactgtgGAAAACAAAAATTTATTCAAAGATCCTTCATAGCGCAGGACCCAcctgctgtttttatggacc
The sequence above is drawn from the Nerophis ophidion isolate RoL-2023_Sa linkage group LG03, RoL_Noph_v1.0, whole genome shotgun sequence genome and encodes:
- the ucmab gene encoding unique cartilage matrix-associated protein; this translates as MCWTCRTSLVLLTGLLALSFSPQADSAAVLSGQDAAEEPPGPLRKVFMKEADASDFFRRRSRRAVKSPDELSAEQRQIQAADERRREFHEEKRNEFESYAEEEDNEQSERTRESTEQWREFHYDGMHPPYEYNRQTN